One window of the Periophthalmus magnuspinnatus isolate fPerMag1 chromosome 17, fPerMag1.2.pri, whole genome shotgun sequence genome contains the following:
- the LOC117384847 gene encoding homeobox protein engrailed-1-B-like, which translates to MEHKGQSARDSSAESNRGLVAAHEPPQCNHRVTNFYIDNILRADFGRRKDKRPGSERGVAGLDVSGPGEKQEVTKEKGRGAEGKDSGDETSKSEADASAGPAAKPMLWPAWVYCTRYSDRPSAGPRSRKQKKSAEPAKDDKRPRTAFSAEQLQRLKTEFQTNRYLTEQRRQSLAQELGLNESQIKIWFQNKRAKIKKASGNNNNSLALHLMAQGLYNHSTSKDRSDSE; encoded by the exons ATGGAACACAAAGGCCAGAGCGCACGGGACTCTAGCGCCGAGTCGAACCGAGGACTGGTCGCGGCGCACGAGCCTCCGCAGTGCAACCATCGCGTCACCAACTTCTACATCGACAACATCCTCCGCGCGGACTTCGGGCGGAGGAAAGATAAGAGGCCGGGGTCTGAGCGCGGTGTGGCGGGGCTGGACGTGTCAGGCCCCGGGGAGAAGCAGGAGGTGACGAAGGAGAAGGGCCGTGGGGCGGAGGGCAAAGACTCTGGAGATGAGACGAGCAAAAGCGAAGCGGACGCGAGCGCAGGGCCCGCGGCGAAACCGATGCTGTGGCCCGCGTGGGTCTATTGCACGCGCTACTCGGACCGGCCCTCTGCAG GCCCCAGGTCCCGTAAACAAAAGAAGTCTGCGGAGCCCGCTAAAGACGACAAGCGGCCGCGCACGGCCTTCAGCGCGGAGCAGCTGCAGAGACTCAAGACCGAGTTCCAGACGAACCGGTACCTGACGGAGCAGCGGCGCCAGAGCCTCGCGCAGGAGCTGGGCCTGAACGAGTCCCAAATTAAGATCTGGTTCCAGAACAAACGCGCCAAGATCAAGAAGGCGTccggaaacaacaacaactctcTAGCGCTGCACCTGATGGCGCAGGGCCTGTACAACCACTCCACCAGCAAGGACCGCTCCGACAGTGAGTGA